From one Acidobacteriota bacterium genomic stretch:
- a CDS encoding AAA family ATPase, with the protein MRIQGFRIDGFGRFADHSVGPLDNPLTLIYGPNEAGKSTYLAFIRTILFGFPRRLGHRHYPPLSGGRHGGSIDLVGGDGGRYVVHRVQGRGAGPVTVTGGNGEVLDKGVLAQLLGHHGRDVFESVFAFTLEDLHSGDLLGKSSVNSQIYSAGMGVTKLPQAVKKLQAERATLFLKGGSVNRIARTARKLDEVEARLRDVANNAVEFGRLTTRLQEVESRLSDLKRVRRRGQSRLDHRRQLQDAWEDWNDLIGVDRQLVELPVIKDFPVDGIRRLEALEERLRGARREYDSARTGVEEARAKTTVRIEHAAIVDSAVEIRNLARLRGAFDKSVRDLPKRQAELENYRNDLLKTIQELGPDWDEQRLEHFDLSLAVREEISEHEERLRRAREGLRRSESAHEQAEGLLKEASQSVDRAKKELEADPRPEYDADGVRRRRSEVRRARAQLNRYEREVQRASDLKRQLDGVYRAGSPAAGNAMMWLAVLCAAIGIVLAVAGVMGGGAILVMGVVTSLILIALAVYFLVRNRAGAGTAESPIADPIRRSLEDARRRHLDMRAELGETALEMGLKEINESVLTDAEESLDAENLRLAQRERLRQVLKQAKESMRERAARKDEAGENVARARARVDAARMAWRAWLEERSLHTTFTPEAMGELRGQIELGRNRFAEVRNWRQRIAGIREDIDSYAAMVGPLASSFDVDFDPGDAHAVGGTADALIDLDERVRRKLRDRANATTELHTAESELKEREKRLAAAESELRRLLGSGGATDAEHFRKRAERFRQRAELGERRREVLSRLQRISGPGERLDSLMQRLENIDLQSILARINQVRDELDEADKEIQSLSTERGGIRSDLDRLIGEEQSSGWRMERHLLLEQIRGHAREWVIRTLVQQLLESAQSKFEKERQPGVVRHAERFFDRITGNRYPQVYAPLGERTIIVTEGAGHRKSPDELSRGTREQLFLSLRFGLIRELGLRTEPLPVVVDEVLVNFDPDRALRAARAFVELSRTNQILVFTCHPAVVELFQKAAGEKSPDLIWIG; encoded by the coding sequence GTGAGGATTCAGGGGTTCCGGATCGACGGCTTCGGGCGATTTGCCGATCACTCCGTGGGGCCGTTGGACAATCCGCTCACGCTGATCTACGGCCCCAACGAAGCGGGTAAGAGCACCTACCTGGCGTTTATCCGCACCATTCTCTTCGGATTCCCCCGGCGGCTCGGACACCGCCACTATCCGCCGTTGTCCGGGGGCCGTCACGGCGGAAGTATCGACCTGGTCGGAGGCGACGGCGGACGCTACGTGGTCCATCGCGTTCAGGGCCGGGGCGCCGGTCCCGTGACGGTCACTGGCGGGAACGGAGAAGTCCTCGACAAGGGAGTCCTGGCCCAGTTGTTGGGACACCATGGCCGCGACGTCTTCGAAAGTGTCTTTGCCTTCACCCTCGAAGATCTCCACAGCGGCGACCTGTTGGGGAAATCCAGCGTGAACAGCCAGATCTACAGCGCCGGCATGGGAGTCACCAAGCTTCCCCAGGCCGTGAAGAAACTCCAGGCGGAGCGTGCAACGCTGTTCCTCAAAGGGGGCAGCGTCAACCGGATTGCGCGGACCGCCAGAAAGTTGGATGAAGTCGAGGCGAGACTTCGAGACGTCGCCAACAATGCCGTCGAGTTCGGACGCCTCACCACCCGTCTCCAGGAGGTCGAGTCAAGGCTCTCGGACCTGAAGCGGGTCCGGCGCCGGGGCCAGAGCCGTCTCGATCATCGGCGCCAATTGCAGGATGCCTGGGAGGATTGGAACGACCTGATCGGCGTCGATCGGCAATTGGTCGAACTTCCGGTAATCAAGGATTTTCCGGTCGACGGAATACGCCGCCTGGAAGCCCTGGAGGAGCGTTTGAGGGGCGCCAGGCGGGAATACGACTCCGCCCGTACCGGCGTCGAGGAAGCCAGAGCAAAGACGACGGTCCGGATCGAGCATGCCGCCATCGTTGACAGCGCAGTAGAAATCAGGAATCTGGCACGGCTCCGAGGGGCGTTCGACAAATCGGTGCGCGACCTTCCAAAGCGTCAGGCGGAACTTGAGAACTACCGGAACGATCTGCTCAAGACCATTCAGGAGTTGGGACCGGACTGGGACGAACAGCGGCTGGAACACTTCGACCTGTCGCTCGCCGTCCGTGAGGAGATATCCGAGCACGAAGAACGGCTGCGGCGGGCACGGGAAGGGCTGAGGCGAAGTGAATCGGCCCATGAGCAGGCGGAAGGGCTGCTGAAGGAGGCGTCCCAATCGGTCGATAGAGCGAAAAAGGAGTTGGAAGCGGACCCAAGGCCGGAGTACGACGCCGACGGGGTCAGAAGGCGCCGATCCGAGGTCCGCAGGGCCAGGGCGCAGTTGAACCGGTATGAGCGTGAGGTGCAGCGGGCTTCGGACCTGAAGCGGCAACTGGATGGCGTTTATCGAGCGGGTTCACCGGCAGCCGGGAACGCCATGATGTGGCTCGCGGTGCTCTGCGCGGCTATTGGCATCGTCCTTGCCGTGGCGGGAGTCATGGGGGGCGGGGCGATTCTGGTCATGGGCGTGGTCACGAGCCTGATCCTGATCGCCCTGGCCGTCTACTTCCTTGTCCGGAACCGCGCCGGCGCAGGGACGGCGGAATCGCCGATTGCGGATCCGATCCGGCGTTCGCTGGAAGATGCCCGCCGCCGGCACTTGGACATGCGGGCCGAGCTGGGTGAGACCGCCCTCGAGATGGGGCTCAAGGAGATCAATGAGTCCGTCCTCACCGATGCCGAGGAGTCTTTGGATGCAGAGAACCTGCGACTCGCACAACGGGAACGGTTGCGTCAGGTCTTGAAGCAGGCGAAGGAGTCCATGCGGGAGCGAGCGGCCAGGAAGGACGAAGCGGGAGAGAACGTGGCGCGGGCGCGGGCGCGGGTCGACGCTGCGAGAATGGCCTGGCGCGCCTGGCTTGAAGAGCGCAGTTTGCACACGACCTTCACGCCGGAAGCCATGGGAGAGCTCCGAGGACAGATCGAGTTGGGGAGAAACCGATTCGCCGAGGTTCGAAACTGGCGCCAGCGCATCGCGGGCATTCGCGAGGATATCGATTCCTACGCGGCGATGGTGGGGCCGCTGGCTTCCTCTTTCGATGTCGATTTCGATCCTGGCGACGCCCATGCGGTCGGCGGGACGGCTGACGCCTTGATCGACCTTGACGAACGGGTCCGCCGGAAGTTGCGGGATCGGGCCAACGCGACCACGGAGTTGCACACGGCGGAGTCGGAGCTGAAAGAGCGGGAAAAACGGCTCGCTGCCGCGGAATCCGAGTTGAGGCGGCTTCTTGGGTCCGGCGGCGCCACGGATGCCGAACACTTTCGGAAGCGCGCCGAGCGCTTCCGGCAGCGCGCCGAGTTGGGCGAGCGGAGGCGAGAGGTTCTGAGCCGGCTCCAGCGCATCAGCGGCCCCGGAGAACGCCTGGACTCGCTGATGCAAAGACTCGAAAATATCGACCTTCAGTCGATCCTGGCCCGGATCAACCAGGTCCGGGATGAACTCGACGAAGCCGACAAGGAAATCCAGTCCCTGTCCACCGAGCGTGGCGGCATCCGCAGCGATCTGGATCGGCTCATCGGAGAGGAACAGTCCTCAGGATGGCGGATGGAACGGCACCTGCTCCTGGAACAGATCCGGGGCCATGCCCGGGAATGGGTCATTCGAACGCTGGTCCAACAACTGCTGGAATCGGCGCAGAGCAAGTTCGAGAAGGAGCGGCAGCCCGGCGTTGTCCGGCATGCGGAGAGATTCTTCGATCGCATCACCGGGAACCGGTACCCTCAGGTCTACGCTCCCCTGGGCGAACGGACCATCATCGTCACCGAAGGCGCGGGTCACCGCAAATCGCCGGACGAGTTGAGCCGGGGCACGCGGGAGCAGTTGTTCCTGTCTTTGCGTTTCGGATTGATCCGGGAACTGGGCCTGCGGACGGAGCCGTTGCCTGTCGTCGTGGACGAAGTTCTGGTGAACTTTGATCCCGACCGTGCCCTGCGGGCGGCCCGGGCCTTTGTGGAGTTGTCGCGGACCAACCAGATCCTGGTCTTCACCTGTCACCCCGCAGTCGTTGAATTATTCCAAAAGGCGGCCGGGGAGAAGAGCCCGGACCTCATCTGGATTGGTTAG